In one Nomascus leucogenys isolate Asia chromosome 13, Asia_NLE_v1, whole genome shotgun sequence genomic region, the following are encoded:
- the LOC105740730 gene encoding LOW QUALITY PROTEIN: probable methyltransferase PMT11 (The sequence of the model RefSeq protein was modified relative to this genomic sequence to represent the inferred CDS: inserted 1 base in 1 codon), with protein sequence MAPLTLLLFIFPAPLPSVQAFPTVMCPPKKEESVWGRLGFREAEGGGGRPRHCDFLLRCLWEEDGPEVLKGPFQSPTTNAGXGKVQKQPRRDKSLMLPVELDRAVNKPSQLWRQVGAPVGSTEAEAAPPPPSPPQPPPPPPRPLRYWGRRCRCDRGGRGWSSRRLQRAGAAEPCLDAQSRH encoded by the exons ATGGCTCCTCTTACtttgcttcttttcatttttcctgctcCACTTCCATCAGTTCAGGCTTTCCCTACTGTGATGTGTCCACCT aaaaaggaagaaagtgttTGGGGAAGGTTAGGGTTccgggaagctgagggaggggGCGGGCGTCCCAGGCACTGTGACTTCCTCTTGCGCTGCCTTTGGGAAGAGGATGGGCCTGAGGTCCTGAAAGGGCCTTTCCAGTCCCCCACTACAAATGCGG AGGGAAAAGTTCAGAAGCAGCCGCGAAGGGACAAAAGCTTAATGCTGCCAGTTGAACTGGACAGGGCAGTCAATAAACCCAGCCAGCTCTGGAGACAGGTAGGGGCTCCTGTTGGTTCCACAGAGGCTGAAGCAGCCCCGCCGCCGCCCTCGCcaccgcagccgccgccgccgccgccgcggcccCTGCGTTACTGGGGGAGACGGTGCCGCTGCGACAGGGGAGGACGCGGCTGGAGCTCAAGGAGGCTCCAGCGCGCAGGCGCCGCCGAGCCCTGCCTGGATGCTCAGTCAAGGcactaa
- the LOC100591180 gene encoding histone H3.3-like codes for MARTKQTARKSTGGKAPRKQLATKAARKSAPSTGGVKKPHRYRPGTVALREIRRYQKSTELLIRKLPFQRLVRKIAQDFKTDLRFQSSAIGALQEASEAYLVGLFEDTNLCAIHAKRVTIMPKDIQLARRIRGERA; via the coding sequence ATGGCTCGTACAAAGCAGACTGCCCGCAAATCCACCGGTGGTAAAGCACCCAGGAAGCAACTGGCTACAAAAGCCGCTCGCAAGAGTGCGCCCTCTACTGGAGGGGTGAAGAAACCTCATCGTTACAGGCCTGGTACTGTGGCGCTCCGTGAAATTAGACGTTATCAGAAGTCCACTGAACTTCTGATTCGCAAACTTCCCTTCCAGCGTCTGGTGCGAAAAATTGCTCAGGACTTTAAAACAGATCTGCGCTTCCAGAGCTCAGCTATCGGTGCTTTGCAGGAGGCAAGTGAGGCCTATCTGGTTGGCCTTTTTGAAGACACCAACCTGTGTGCTATCCATGCCAAACGTGTAACAATTATGCCAAAAGACATCCAGCTAGCACGCCGCATACGTGGAGAACGTGCTTAA
- the SMIM30 gene encoding small integral membrane protein 30, whose translation MTSVSTQLSLVLMSLLLVLPVVEAVEAGDAIALLLGVVLSITGICACLGVYARKRNGQM comes from the coding sequence ATGACCTCAGTTTCAACACAGTTGTCCTTAGTCCTCATGTCACTGCTTTTGGTGCTGCCTGTTGTGGAAGCAGTAGAAGCCGGTGATGCAATCGCTCTTTTGTTAGGTGTGGTTCTCAGCATTACAGGCATTTGTGCCTGCTTGGGGGTATATGCACGAAAAAGAAATGGACAGATGTGA